In the genome of Microcoleus vaginatus PCC 9802, the window GCTGTGCCACGATAGTTGCTCCTGTTTACTTTTGAACTCAATTAAATTAAAAATGTCCGAATTTGGCTTTAAATGAATTGTTTTTAGTAATTGCCGATGGATATAATTAAGTGGTATAATAATTTTTATTTAAGCTTTTAGCTTCTATCCGAGGAAATATATTGATTCGGCTCAGCTATTTCATTGGGAATACAAAAAGCGATCGCCCTTTTGAAAATGGCGATCGCTTTTTAATTCGGAGGCTAATGCTATTCGGGAAAATCAGGGATTACCCATTTGGGGGGTTCCGTCCGTTTCCTTCTCACCGCTTCCTCTGCTATTTCTAGCATTTTATCCAGAGAAGTATTTTCAATAAAGTTGGACGTTGCTTCTGCGTATTCCCGCTTCGGGCACTTGTCGCCCAGAACGCAGCCATTGACGCAAGCCACAGCACAATCGACAGTGTTCTCCACCATAACTTTTTTCCTTTCACGGTTCCAACAACTAGCAGGCAGATGCTCTGGGTTAATTTGTCAAGAGACTGCCCTCTATGTTTATTTTACTTTACAAACTGGCATCAAAGGTCGATCGCCAGGGCAAAACTGTTATAAAATCAAAGCAACCTACCTAATCGGCCGATCGTGAGTAATTTTCTTCGGCGCTTAAAGCTTTTACCTTGGCGAGAAATGCTGCAAATTGCCGCCCTCGTCAACTCAATCGTGATTGGACTGGAGCTATTTTTAGCCTGGGGTTTCACGCAATCGCGGCCAATCCGCAACGTCGTGACGCTTCTTTACGGCTCCTCCCTCGGGACATTGATACCTTTCGCTGCTGCAGTGGGAATGGGAGCTTTAGCAGTGTACTTTTTAGAGTATTGGCAACAACAATTTTTGCTCAACCGAATTAGTTTGTGGGTTTTAGTTTTCTGCGTGCTCTTGGGTTTGGTGTTAAAGTCATTCCTACCCATACCTCCTTTATTAGCAAGTTTATCTGAAGCTGCACTAATCGGAGTTACGGTGGGAGTTTTTTGGAAGGGCCGGCCTTATTGGCGATAGTCATGCCATTTTATATTTGAGATTTTAGATTGGCAATGACTGATGAATATTCTGGTTTCGAGCTTGTCTACACTTGCAGTTTTTTGTGAAGATAGTATCATTAGTCATGGGTCATTGGTTATTAGTCTATATGTAGGGTGCGCCGAGGCGCACCTTACCGCTTAAATCAAGAAATTCCCTCTTCCTTCTCCCCTCTTCCTTCTTCGTGACATCCGTTAAATGCGTT includes:
- a CDS encoding peptide chain release factor 1 — translated: MSNFLRRLKLLPWREMLQIAALVNSIVIGLELFLAWGFTQSRPIRNVVTLLYGSSLGTLIPFAAAVGMGALAVYFLEYWQQQFLLNRISLWVLVFCVLLGLVLKSFLPIPPLLASLSEAALIGVTVGVFWKGRPYWR